In the genome of Leeuwenhoekiella sp. MAR_2009_132, one region contains:
- the asnB gene encoding asparagine synthase B yields MCGIVCAYELKQPAEVLRPQLLEMSKKIRHRGPDWNGVYADDKAILAHERLSIVDPRSGKQPLLSPDGKLILAANGEIYNHRELRKQFEGKYDFQTESDCEVILALYQEKGPAFLDEMNGIFAFSLYDAAKDEYFVARDHMGIIPLYMGWDEHGTFYVASELKALEGTCTKIKLFPPGHYLHSADGELRQWYKRDWMEYDAVKDNETSIEKLRDALEAAVHRQLMSDVPYGVLLSGGLDSSITSAVAKKYAEKRIESGDTDGAWWPRLHSFSVGLEGSPDLAAAQKVADHIGTVHHEIKFTIQEGLDAIKDVIYNLETYDITTIRASTPMYLMARVIKSMGVKMVLSGEGADEVFGGYLYFHKAPNAQEFHEETVRKLSKLHMYDCLRANKSLAAWGIEGRVPFLDKEFMDVAMSINPQDKMINGERMEKWVLRKAFESYLPESVAWRQKEQFSDGVGYSWIDTLKEVVNEKISDEQLANAKYKFPIQTPTNKEEYYYRSIFTDHFPSDAAAWSVPQEASVACSTKIALEWDEAFKNMNDPSGRAVANVHSDAYIKKQHA; encoded by the coding sequence ATGTGCGGGATAGTATGTGCCTATGAATTGAAGCAACCGGCTGAAGTGTTAAGACCTCAGTTATTAGAAATGTCAAAAAAAATACGTCACCGTGGTCCAGACTGGAATGGGGTGTATGCAGATGATAAAGCAATATTAGCTCACGAGCGTTTATCTATTGTAGATCCCAGATCGGGAAAACAACCATTGTTAAGCCCAGACGGAAAACTAATTCTTGCAGCTAATGGCGAAATTTATAATCACCGCGAACTGCGTAAGCAATTTGAGGGTAAATATGATTTTCAAACAGAATCAGATTGTGAAGTAATTCTTGCTTTGTATCAAGAAAAAGGCCCTGCCTTTTTAGATGAGATGAATGGAATTTTTGCCTTCTCTTTATATGACGCTGCTAAAGATGAGTATTTTGTAGCAAGAGATCATATGGGTATTATTCCACTTTATATGGGTTGGGATGAGCACGGTACTTTTTATGTAGCTTCAGAACTTAAAGCTCTTGAAGGAACCTGTACAAAGATTAAATTATTTCCTCCAGGACACTATTTACACAGTGCAGATGGTGAATTGAGACAGTGGTACAAGCGTGACTGGATGGAGTATGATGCTGTAAAAGATAACGAGACCAGTATTGAAAAATTACGTGATGCTTTAGAAGCAGCGGTACACCGTCAACTAATGTCTGATGTACCTTACGGAGTACTACTTTCTGGGGGATTAGATTCTTCAATCACTTCTGCGGTAGCAAAAAAATATGCTGAAAAGAGAATTGAATCCGGAGACACAGATGGGGCATGGTGGCCAAGATTACACTCGTTTTCTGTAGGGCTTGAAGGTTCGCCAGATTTAGCTGCTGCTCAAAAAGTTGCAGATCATATAGGTACTGTGCATCATGAAATAAAATTTACAATACAAGAAGGTCTTGATGCGATAAAAGATGTTATTTATAACCTCGAGACTTACGATATTACAACCATTAGAGCTTCTACGCCTATGTATCTTATGGCGCGTGTGATTAAATCTATGGGTGTAAAAATGGTACTTTCTGGAGAAGGTGCAGATGAGGTTTTTGGAGGGTATTTATATTTTCATAAAGCTCCTAATGCTCAGGAATTTCACGAAGAGACAGTACGTAAATTAAGTAAATTACATATGTATGATTGCCTACGTGCTAACAAGTCACTTGCTGCTTGGGGTATTGAAGGTCGTGTGCCATTCTTAGATAAAGAATTTATGGATGTGGCAATGAGCATTAATCCTCAGGACAAAATGATTAATGGAGAGCGTATGGAGAAGTGGGTGCTGCGTAAAGCTTTTGAATCATACTTGCCAGAAAGTGTTGCCTGGAGACAGAAAGAGCAATTTTCTGATGGGGTAGGTTACAGCTGGATAGATACTCTTAAGGAGGTTGTAAATGAGAAAATAAGTGATGAGCAATTAGCCAATGCTAAGTATAAATTTCCTATACAAACACCTACAAATAAAGAAGAGTACTACTATAGAAGTATTTTTACAGATCATTTCCCTAGCGATGCAGCAGCGTGGTCTGTGCCTCAGGAAGCCTCTGTAGCGTGCAGTACTAAAATTGCTTTAGAGTGGGATGAGGCATTTAAAAATATGAACGATCCTTCTGGAAGAGCGGTTGCAAATGTGCATTCTGATGCATATATTAAAAAACAACACGCGTAA
- a CDS encoding DUF6588 family protein, producing the protein MKNYLLTLIVTACTLSAYSQDDGFEAIVKAGRADANTLMGAYIAPAMEGLVYSMSGGWYHTAKTHKQLGFDITIGFNGAIVPSEKEIFSLGSLNFRNQYTASSDLTPTVAGNATPSEVTFNTSEGDVTFTMPEGVKDDLPINAVPAPAIQASLGVFKGTDLMVRFVPEVGSDNVKGKLFGAGFKHNIMQYFGPLDNLPLNVAVVGAFTTMNVDYDIQAESTIDGSNQAAEFKLNSYTVQGVASLDFPIVTVYGGLGFTGGKSELNVLGTYEYATNGSATNNGTITDPIMLSYNPSSVRASLGARLNLAFFKIFADYTVQEYSNVSAGIAFSFR; encoded by the coding sequence ATGAAAAACTATCTACTTACTTTAATTGTTACAGCCTGTACATTATCAGCTTATAGCCAGGATGATGGTTTTGAAGCTATTGTAAAAGCAGGAAGAGCAGATGCAAACACGTTAATGGGGGCGTATATAGCACCGGCTATGGAAGGTCTTGTTTATAGTATGTCTGGAGGCTGGTATCATACTGCAAAGACACACAAGCAATTGGGTTTTGATATTACTATAGGTTTTAACGGGGCTATAGTTCCTTCAGAAAAGGAGATATTTTCTTTAGGGAGTCTTAATTTTCGAAATCAATATACTGCCAGTTCAGATTTAACACCTACCGTTGCCGGTAACGCTACACCTTCTGAAGTTACATTTAACACCTCTGAGGGTGATGTTACCTTTACTATGCCAGAGGGAGTTAAAGATGATTTACCTATTAATGCAGTTCCTGCGCCGGCAATACAAGCGAGTTTAGGTGTTTTTAAAGGTACAGATTTAATGGTGCGCTTTGTTCCTGAAGTGGGAAGTGATAATGTAAAGGGGAAGCTTTTTGGTGCGGGATTCAAACATAACATTATGCAGTATTTCGGTCCTTTAGATAACTTGCCCTTAAATGTGGCGGTAGTAGGTGCATTTACAACGATGAATGTAGATTATGATATTCAGGCAGAATCTACCATAGATGGTTCTAATCAGGCTGCAGAGTTTAAACTGAATTCATATACGGTACAGGGAGTAGCATCTTTAGACTTTCCTATTGTAACTGTGTATGGCGGGTTAGGTTTTACAGGTGGTAAATCTGAGTTGAATGTATTAGGTACTTATGAGTATGCAACAAACGGAAGTGCGACCAATAATGGTACAATTACAGATCCTATAATGTTGTCTTATAATCCGTCTAGTGTGAGAGCTTCTTTAGGAGCGCGTTTAAATCTTGCATTTTTTAAGATTTTTGCAGACTATACGGTTCAGGAATATAGCAATGTTAGTGCAGGTATTGCATTTAGTTTTAGATAG
- the gyrB gene encoding DNA topoisomerase (ATP-hydrolyzing) subunit B — translation MSEEANKKQYSADSIQALEGMEHVRMRPSMYIGDVGVRGLHHLVYEVVDNSIDEAMAGHCDAIDVVINENNSISVKDNGRGIPVDLHKKEGVSALQVVMTKIGAGGKFDKDSYKVSGGLHGVGVSCVNALSDHLRATVYRDGKIWEQEYEKGKAMYPVKAIGDTTDRGTAVTFLPDPTIFQQTIEFNYDTLASRMRELSYLNKGITITLTDKRHKNDKGEFDVETFHSEEGLKEFVRFMDGNRQPIIGHVISMEGEKNDIPVEVAMIYNDSYAENLHSYVNNINTHEGGTHLAGFRRGLTTSLKKYADASGLLDKLKFDIAGDDFREGLTAIISVKVAEPQFEGQTKTKLGNREVTSAVSQAVSEMLEIYLEEHPDDAKTIVQKVILAAQARHAAKKAREMVQRKTVMSIGGLPGKLADCSETDPKECEVFLVEGDSAGGTAKMGRDRNFQAILPLRGKILNVEKAMQHKVFENEEIKNIFTALGVTIGTEEDSKALNLSKLRYHKIVIMCDADVDGSHIATLILTFFFRYMRELVEGGHVYIATPPLYLVKKGKKMRYAWSEKERDEYNEAMGGSAGIQRYKGLGEMNAEQLWDTTMNPEFRTLRQVTIDNGTEADRIFSMLMGDEVPPRREFIEKNAIYANIDV, via the coding sequence ATGAGCGAAGAAGCCAATAAGAAGCAATATTCGGCAGATAGTATTCAGGCGCTTGAGGGAATGGAGCACGTGCGTATGCGCCCCTCAATGTATATTGGAGATGTGGGAGTACGTGGTTTGCACCACTTGGTTTATGAGGTTGTAGATAATTCAATTGATGAGGCTATGGCTGGGCATTGTGATGCCATAGATGTTGTCATAAATGAAAATAATTCGATATCAGTTAAAGATAACGGTCGCGGTATACCGGTAGATTTACACAAAAAAGAAGGTGTGTCTGCTCTACAGGTAGTTATGACTAAAATTGGTGCCGGAGGTAAATTTGATAAAGACTCCTATAAAGTTTCTGGTGGTTTACACGGTGTTGGTGTGAGTTGTGTAAATGCACTTTCAGACCATTTGCGTGCTACTGTTTATCGTGATGGTAAAATATGGGAGCAGGAGTATGAGAAAGGTAAAGCGATGTATCCTGTTAAAGCTATAGGTGATACTACAGACAGGGGTACCGCGGTGACTTTTTTACCAGATCCTACAATTTTTCAACAAACTATAGAATTTAATTATGATACGCTGGCAAGTAGAATGCGCGAGCTATCTTACTTAAATAAGGGCATCACAATAACCCTTACAGATAAGCGTCATAAAAATGATAAAGGTGAGTTTGATGTAGAAACTTTTCATTCTGAAGAAGGGTTGAAAGAGTTTGTACGGTTTATGGATGGCAATCGTCAGCCTATAATAGGCCACGTTATCTCTATGGAAGGTGAGAAGAATGACATTCCTGTTGAGGTTGCAATGATTTATAATGACAGCTATGCAGAGAATCTACACTCGTATGTAAACAATATTAATACACACGAGGGAGGAACACATTTAGCTGGTTTTAGACGGGGTTTAACAACTTCTCTTAAAAAATATGCAGATGCTTCTGGTCTTCTCGATAAATTGAAATTTGATATTGCAGGTGATGACTTTAGAGAGGGTCTTACTGCAATTATTTCGGTAAAAGTTGCTGAACCACAATTTGAGGGTCAAACGAAAACTAAATTAGGTAACAGAGAGGTTACTTCAGCAGTATCGCAAGCAGTTTCAGAAATGCTTGAGATCTATTTAGAAGAACACCCTGATGATGCCAAAACTATTGTTCAAAAAGTTATTCTTGCAGCTCAGGCACGTCACGCAGCTAAAAAAGCGCGTGAGATGGTTCAGCGTAAAACGGTGATGAGTATAGGTGGTTTACCTGGAAAATTAGCCGATTGTTCAGAAACTGATCCTAAAGAGTGTGAAGTGTTTCTAGTCGAGGGAGATTCGGCAGGTGGTACTGCAAAAATGGGTCGTGATCGTAATTTTCAGGCAATTCTTCCACTTCGTGGAAAAATTCTGAATGTAGAAAAAGCGATGCAGCACAAGGTTTTTGAAAATGAAGAGATTAAAAATATCTTTACTGCATTAGGAGTTACCATTGGTACAGAAGAAGATAGCAAAGCACTTAACTTAAGTAAACTTCGTTATCATAAAATTGTAATTATGTGTGATGCCGATGTAGATGGTAGTCACATTGCAACATTGATTCTTACCTTTTTCTTCCGCTATATGCGCGAATTAGTTGAAGGTGGTCACGTCTATATTGCTACTCCGCCTCTTTACCTGGTTAAAAAAGGTAAAAAAATGCGCTATGCCTGGTCTGAAAAAGAACGTGATGAGTATAACGAAGCTATGGGCGGTAGTGCCGGTATTCAACGTTATAAAGGTCTTGGGGAGATGAACGCAGAACAACTTTGGGATACAACTATGAATCCTGAATTTAGAACGCTTCGCCAGGTTACTATAGATAATGGTACCGAAGCAGATCGTATTTTTTCTATGTTAATGGGAGATGAGGTGCCGCCTCGTAGAGAGTTTATAGAGAAAAATGCTATTTATGCAAATATAGACGTCTAG